The Nitrospirales bacterium genome includes a window with the following:
- a CDS encoding 2-oxoacid:acceptor oxidoreductase family protein gives MIKRRINIRMSGLGGQGAVTAAHVMAMAAAKDGKFAISNPFFGAEKRMAPAESYCRIGIKKIYDRGELVFPDVIEVFHPQVITMGKSYTMPFYSGIKEGGIVIINTDMPLLSEEDQVRLKDLNVAVFNIPGTNIALDIAGTELSTNMTMIGSVAGITKCVSMEALDSALQERFGKKFVASGGTATLDEAIKKKFAKKEMLLKKNLETVVRAYEIASEWAEKNNVELQVGEAAAA, from the coding sequence ATGATAAAACGACGAATCAATATTCGAATGTCCGGGCTAGGAGGACAAGGCGCTGTGACGGCGGCGCATGTCATGGCCATGGCTGCGGCCAAAGATGGAAAATTTGCGATTTCGAATCCATTTTTCGGCGCAGAGAAGCGAATGGCTCCGGCTGAAAGCTACTGCCGAATCGGTATCAAGAAAATTTATGATCGGGGGGAATTAGTCTTCCCGGATGTCATTGAAGTCTTTCACCCTCAGGTGATCACCATGGGGAAAAGTTATACGATGCCGTTTTATTCTGGTATCAAGGAAGGTGGAATCGTCATTATTAACACGGACATGCCACTGTTGTCGGAAGAAGATCAAGTCAGACTCAAAGATTTAAACGTTGCCGTCTTTAACATTCCTGGGACCAATATCGCTCTGGACATTGCAGGGACTGAACTTTCAACAAACATGACCATGATTGGTTCGGTTGCCGGCATTACGAAGTGCGTTTCAATGGAAGCCTTAGATAGCGCTCTTCAAGAACGGTTTGGTAAGAAGTTTGTGGCTTCTGGGGGAACAGCAACTCTGGATGAAGCCATCAAGAAAAAATTCGCCAAGAAAGAGATGTTGTTAAAGAAGAATTTAGAAACGGTCGTTCGTGCGTATGAGATAGCATCCGAATGGGCCGAGAAGAATAATGTGGAATTGCAAGTTGGCGAGGCGGCGGCTGCCTAA
- a CDS encoding 3'(2'),5'-bisphosphate nucleotidase CysQ, which translates to MHSLSSEVSIASDLAKQAGTLIMDVSQSDFSVAYKKPSDPVTEADQRANTIIVEGLHRQFPEDLIVAEESPPPPDLSSRGRVWYVDPLDGTKEFINKNGEFSVMIGLAINGRAKLGVVYQPSEDRLYAGIADETAWMETATGRTPLQTARQKTPELLTLIVSRSHRNPHIETIKQQTGISQEYSSGSVGLKIGLIARQKADVYIEPGPYTSLWDACAPEAIIRGAGGQFSDIYGNHILYGHDTLKNTKGLVATNGACHDVIIQSISSITEHIRG; encoded by the coding sequence ATGCATAGTCTATCATCCGAAGTCTCGATAGCCTCTGATCTTGCAAAACAAGCGGGAACACTCATCATGGACGTCAGTCAGTCCGACTTTTCAGTCGCATACAAAAAACCGTCAGATCCAGTCACCGAAGCTGACCAACGAGCCAACACGATCATCGTGGAGGGACTCCATCGCCAATTCCCGGAAGATCTCATCGTAGCCGAAGAAAGTCCTCCCCCTCCAGACCTCTCCAGCAGAGGACGCGTCTGGTACGTCGATCCTTTAGATGGCACTAAAGAATTCATCAATAAAAATGGAGAGTTTTCTGTCATGATTGGACTGGCGATTAACGGCCGAGCCAAACTCGGAGTTGTGTATCAACCGAGTGAAGACAGGCTCTATGCAGGCATCGCTGACGAAACAGCATGGATGGAAACCGCGACCGGCCGCACACCACTTCAAACCGCACGCCAGAAGACACCCGAACTCTTAACCCTCATTGTCTCGCGCTCACACCGAAATCCTCACATAGAAACCATTAAACAACAGACCGGAATCTCGCAGGAATATTCCAGTGGAAGCGTAGGGCTAAAAATAGGTCTCATCGCCAGACAAAAGGCAGATGTCTATATTGAGCCGGGTCCCTACACCAGTCTCTGGGACGCTTGTGCCCCAGAAGCCATCATTCGAGGGGCTGGGGGCCAGTTTTCTGACATCTATGGCAACCACATTCTCTATGGTCATGATACCCTAAAAAACACGAAAGGTCTCGTCGCAACAAACGGGGCTTGTCATGATGTGATTATTCAATCCATCAGTTCGATCACTGAACACATTCGCGGTTGA
- a CDS encoding thiamine pyrophosphate-dependent enzyme produces the protein MSKERIKIAPEMFEIMPPEYQDLVDRATYGNETRGWKDIGNAKELIEEHSLCAGCPESMAFRYILASLPNPEDTVMVGSTGCTSLVFPHVAVHNIHSLFGNQNAIASGLKRALSVRFPDRHKDVVVLAGDGATVDIGLDMTLQAWFRQEKFTTICFDNELYANTGGQESGLMQKGFVAKMAPVGKTFEKVRLPEIARESGCHYVVNCTVSKPNLVEKVIKNAIHVAREIGPTYLQLYTPCILEIGKNSMEGLQEMRDSEKPTERFAYKEYVSEPAKELLSELAAKEKERKAAAKKQLAGQNA, from the coding sequence ATGAGCAAAGAACGAATTAAAATCGCTCCTGAGATGTTTGAGATCATGCCTCCCGAATATCAAGATCTTGTTGACCGTGCGACCTATGGTAATGAGACACGTGGATGGAAAGATATTGGAAATGCTAAAGAATTGATCGAAGAACATTCACTCTGTGCTGGTTGTCCAGAATCAATGGCATTCCGGTACATCTTGGCTTCTCTCCCGAATCCAGAAGATACAGTCATGGTTGGTTCGACCGGATGTACAAGCCTGGTGTTTCCCCATGTCGCTGTGCATAACATTCATTCACTCTTTGGTAATCAGAATGCCATTGCTTCAGGTTTAAAGCGGGCACTCAGCGTTCGTTTCCCTGATCGCCACAAAGATGTTGTCGTGCTGGCTGGTGATGGTGCAACGGTTGATATCGGTTTAGATATGACCTTGCAGGCCTGGTTCCGTCAGGAGAAGTTCACCACGATTTGTTTTGACAATGAGTTGTACGCAAACACGGGTGGACAGGAAAGCGGGCTCATGCAAAAGGGCTTCGTGGCCAAAATGGCCCCGGTTGGAAAAACCTTTGAAAAGGTCCGCCTTCCTGAAATAGCCCGGGAGTCAGGTTGTCATTACGTCGTCAATTGTACGGTCAGCAAACCTAATTTGGTTGAGAAGGTCATTAAGAATGCGATTCATGTCGCGCGCGAGATTGGTCCAACGTATTTGCAGCTGTATACGCCATGTATTCTAGAAATTGGAAAGAATAGCATGGAAGGTCTCCAGGAAATGCGAGACTCGGAAAAGCCGACAGAACGTTTTGCGTATAAAGAATATGTGAGTGAGCCGGCAAAAGAATTGCTGTCAGAACTTGCCGCAAAAGAAAAAGAACGAAAGGCTGCGGCCAAAAAACAACTCGCAGGGCAAAACGCCTAA
- the trmFO gene encoding methylenetetrahydrofolate--tRNA-(uracil(54)-C(5))-methyltransferase (FADH(2)-oxidizing) TrmFO yields the protein MRNDIAIIGGGLAGSEAAWQAANHGAKVTLYEMRPQEGTAAHKTDYLAEIVCSNSLGSNDAMSAPGILKNEMRKLNSLIIQQADQAKVPAGSALAVDRERFALGVTKALEDHPNVRIVREEIKDIPEDGISIVATGPLTSNDLSHAISTLTHSKNLFFFDAIAPIIDTDSLDMTKVFRASRYNKGTADYLNCPMDRETYDRFYDALTQADRVQPKDFENVPYFEGCLPIEVMADRGKQTLLFGPLKPVGLLDPKTGKRPYAVLQLRPENIHGSCYNMVGFQTKLTYPDQKKVFRMIPGLEEAEFLRCGSIHRNTFINSPELLKDTLQLKTHDQTFFAGQLIGVEGYVEAAASGGLAGINAAKTVAGKPIIPPPATTAHGALLQYITTTDSAHFQPINTNFGLFPPLTSTIRDKQKKRQNIQQRAEHEFQEWMRRSELS from the coding sequence ATGCGAAACGATATTGCTATTATCGGTGGAGGGTTGGCCGGCTCAGAAGCAGCCTGGCAAGCGGCCAACCACGGAGCCAAGGTCACGCTCTACGAGATGCGTCCCCAAGAAGGGACGGCCGCTCATAAAACCGATTATCTCGCGGAAATTGTGTGTTCCAACTCCCTGGGGTCCAATGATGCGATGAGCGCTCCCGGCATCCTCAAAAACGAGATGCGGAAGCTGAATTCGTTGATCATCCAACAAGCCGATCAAGCCAAGGTTCCCGCGGGATCTGCACTGGCCGTGGATCGCGAACGGTTTGCCTTGGGAGTCACCAAAGCTTTGGAGGATCATCCAAACGTTCGAATCGTGAGAGAGGAGATCAAAGACATTCCCGAAGACGGTATCAGTATCGTTGCGACCGGCCCCCTCACATCTAACGATTTATCCCATGCCATCAGCACACTCACTCATTCGAAAAATTTGTTTTTTTTCGATGCGATCGCACCTATCATCGATACGGATTCCCTGGATATGACCAAAGTGTTTCGCGCTTCTCGTTACAATAAAGGCACAGCTGACTACTTAAATTGCCCGATGGATCGCGAAACCTACGATCGTTTTTATGACGCGTTGACACAAGCCGATCGGGTGCAACCCAAAGATTTCGAGAACGTTCCCTACTTTGAAGGCTGTCTCCCCATTGAAGTCATGGCCGATCGTGGCAAGCAAACACTCCTCTTTGGTCCGCTGAAGCCAGTCGGATTGCTCGACCCGAAAACGGGAAAACGGCCCTATGCCGTGCTCCAACTCCGTCCGGAAAATATCCATGGATCTTGCTATAATATGGTCGGTTTTCAGACGAAGCTCACGTACCCCGATCAGAAAAAAGTCTTTCGAATGATTCCAGGCCTCGAAGAGGCTGAATTTTTACGGTGCGGCAGCATTCATCGTAATACGTTTATCAATTCACCAGAACTTCTCAAAGACACCTTGCAACTCAAAACCCACGATCAGACGTTCTTCGCCGGGCAACTGATCGGAGTGGAAGGTTATGTCGAAGCCGCGGCCAGCGGAGGGTTGGCGGGGATCAATGCGGCGAAAACCGTAGCCGGGAAACCAATTATCCCCCCACCGGCCACAACAGCGCATGGGGCATTGTTACAGTACATTACCACAACAGACTCAGCGCACTTTCAACCCATTAACACCAATTTCGGACTCTTCCCTCCCCTCACATCCACGATTCGGGACAAACAAAAAAAACGACAGAACATTCAACAACGGGCTGAACATGAGTTTCAAGAATGGATGAGGCGATCAGAGCTTTCATAA
- the hslV gene encoding ATP-dependent protease subunit HslV, with product MGIRVRSTTILCVRKEHTVAMGCDGQVTVGTTIMKSNAKKLRKMHNNQVLAGFAGATADAFTLFEKFDAKLEEYRGNLTRAAVELAKDWRTDRVLRRLEALLTVANRDHSFIISGTGDVVEPEDGVMAIGSGGSYALAAARALVAHTTLAPKPIVEHAMGIAAAIDIYTNHHIMIEELTT from the coding sequence ATGGGGATACGAGTCAGATCTACGACCATATTATGCGTACGCAAAGAACACACCGTCGCCATGGGGTGCGATGGTCAGGTGACCGTCGGAACGACCATCATGAAAAGCAACGCGAAGAAATTGCGGAAGATGCACAACAATCAAGTGCTGGCAGGATTCGCCGGAGCCACGGCGGATGCCTTTACCTTGTTTGAGAAGTTTGATGCCAAACTTGAAGAATATCGTGGGAACCTCACACGGGCAGCCGTCGAATTGGCGAAAGACTGGCGAACGGATCGTGTCTTGCGGCGGTTGGAAGCGCTGCTAACCGTGGCGAACCGCGACCATTCATTCATCATTTCAGGGACAGGCGACGTCGTCGAGCCAGAAGATGGGGTGATGGCCATAGGCTCAGGCGGATCGTATGCCTTAGCGGCCGCACGCGCGCTTGTCGCCCACACGACTCTGGCCCCCAAACCCATCGTGGAACATGCCATGGGCATTGCAGCAGCCATTGACATCTATACGAACCACCACATCATGATTGAGGAGTTGACAACCTAA
- a CDS encoding 2Fe-2S iron-sulfur cluster-binding protein produces MGGSNPYIEKVDSPTATKSFTITFKNQDETLEVKVDPGKIPYGETGLPGSVLDVALSAGIDIEHACGGVCACSTCHVIIKEGLDTCPEPTEDEDDQLEEAPGLSLQSRLACQCVPNGEKNLVVEIPEWNKNLVKEAH; encoded by the coding sequence ATTGAAAAAGTTGACTCACCAACTGCGACGAAGTCTTTTACGATTACCTTTAAAAACCAGGATGAAACACTTGAGGTGAAGGTAGATCCCGGGAAAATTCCCTATGGCGAAACGGGTTTACCTGGAAGCGTTCTAGATGTCGCTCTAAGTGCCGGTATCGACATTGAACATGCCTGCGGCGGAGTCTGCGCTTGTTCAACTTGCCATGTGATCATTAAAGAAGGCCTGGACACTTGTCCTGAACCGACCGAAGATGAAGACGATCAACTCGAAGAAGCTCCTGGATTGAGTTTACAATCCAGATTAGCCTGTCAATGCGTGCCAAATGGTGAGAAAAATTTGGTCGTGGAAATTCCAGAATGGAATAAGAATCTTGTAAAGGAAGCACATTGA
- the xerC gene encoding tyrosine recombinase XerC, translating into MDEAIRAFITYLDVERGASPETIRNYRSDLRQFVTFLQSIHAESQPCPTPTSVESVTIRGFLKWLDDKHEKKSSLARKLATLKSFYRFLTHEGWIDTNPAAQIRSPRQGQRLPKVLTKDDAAILLDAPDSQDRTAMRDRAILETLYSTGARVSELVGLDWDDLDLRSGIARLRGKGKKERIVPIGDVAIQAIEEYRHHASRQKQSAAQSNKPSRVRSEDNALFKNNRGGRLTSRSVERIVKKLSQRLPHGAVSPHTLRHSFATHLLDEGADLRVIQELLGHESLATTQKYTQVAADRLMEVYDRAHPRAQHMRKT; encoded by the coding sequence ATGGATGAGGCGATCAGAGCTTTCATAACGTATCTCGACGTCGAGCGTGGAGCCTCTCCTGAAACGATTCGTAACTACCGTTCCGATCTTCGACAGTTTGTGACCTTCTTGCAATCCATACACGCCGAATCCCAACCATGTCCCACTCCAACCTCTGTGGAGAGCGTGACGATTCGAGGCTTCCTCAAATGGCTCGATGACAAACATGAAAAAAAGTCATCGTTGGCCAGAAAGCTCGCGACACTCAAAAGCTTCTACCGTTTTTTGACGCACGAAGGCTGGATCGACACGAACCCGGCCGCCCAAATTCGCTCGCCTCGTCAAGGTCAACGATTGCCCAAAGTCCTGACTAAAGATGATGCTGCAATCCTCTTGGATGCGCCGGACAGTCAAGACCGCACGGCCATGAGAGATCGGGCCATCCTTGAAACCCTCTATTCTACCGGCGCACGGGTGAGTGAGCTGGTTGGGTTAGATTGGGACGACCTCGACCTCCGTTCCGGCATTGCCCGTCTGAGAGGGAAGGGCAAAAAAGAACGGATTGTTCCGATCGGCGATGTCGCTATTCAGGCCATAGAGGAGTATCGTCATCACGCATCGAGACAGAAGCAATCTGCCGCCCAATCCAATAAACCCTCTCGTGTACGCTCAGAAGACAATGCTCTCTTTAAGAATAATCGTGGTGGACGCCTGACCAGTCGAAGCGTTGAACGAATCGTCAAGAAACTTTCTCAACGACTGCCTCACGGAGCCGTGAGCCCACATACGCTACGACATTCATTCGCCACTCATCTGTTGGATGAAGGAGCAGACTTACGAGTCATTCAAGAACTGTTAGGCCATGAATCTCTCGCGACGACTCAAAAATACACGCAAGTCGCCGCAGACCGGCTGATGGAAGTGTACGATCGTGCGCATCCACGAGCCCAGCACATGCGAAAGACATGA
- a CDS encoding pyruvate ferredoxin oxidoreductase, producing the protein MYNVALVTDEKCVAKKGCRLCIMYCPEANCLDLNSDKMVAEVNIDRCKGCELCKVVCDAAKHQAIAMVAVNSDGTLMDKEGEAAELGQAYQG; encoded by the coding sequence ATGTATAACGTTGCACTTGTGACAGATGAGAAATGCGTGGCGAAAAAGGGGTGTCGGCTGTGTATCATGTATTGCCCCGAAGCGAATTGTCTTGACTTGAATTCTGATAAAATGGTCGCGGAAGTGAATATCGATCGCTGCAAAGGATGTGAGCTATGTAAGGTCGTGTGTGATGCGGCCAAACATCAAGCGATCGCGATGGTTGCGGTAAACTCCGATGGAACACTCATGGATAAAGAAGGGGAAGCCGCGGAGTTGGGGCAGGCCTATCAGGGGTAA
- a CDS encoding ferredoxin oxidoreductase yields MATQSVIGQKNKKGQTYTDPWHMLHDAPKTPSFFTGSEVIKEAIRRASCDVMIAYPITPQSEAAALIGELFAEGYIGDYFRGESEFAVMSQCAGAAFGGARVFTTTAGPGTMRAMENFPMWAGARLPIQMIVTCRGINSPLSIQPDTLEISYLMQTGMLVWHAETAQDFYDWILKGYMVSEEPDVHLPLALCCDGFFVTHTKDMVDLTPVDMCLPPYDPYRSPVPCMDMECPPVRMMRDPFVMKSNYISYATHASWQQEVWAAVERSRKHSIAWLDGLIDAEDTDADIILLASGTAVSQGREAIAMLEDEGIKVGLVKVKTLRPWPGEEIREATKNAKHIIVPEFNVTGWLAREVRSTIPNNERVHAGPHVCGGMTMPPEIIVAEIKTLMGIKTETLSARGS; encoded by the coding sequence ATGGCGACGCAATCTGTAATTGGACAGAAAAATAAAAAAGGCCAAACCTACACTGACCCTTGGCATATGCTTCATGATGCTCCCAAAACGCCCTCCTTTTTCACGGGAAGTGAGGTCATCAAGGAAGCGATTCGCCGGGCAAGTTGTGATGTGATGATTGCCTATCCGATCACTCCGCAGAGTGAAGCTGCGGCATTAATCGGAGAATTATTTGCTGAAGGGTATATTGGCGATTACTTTCGCGGAGAGAGTGAATTTGCGGTGATGTCTCAATGTGCGGGAGCGGCTTTCGGTGGAGCGCGAGTCTTCACGACAACCGCTGGCCCCGGCACCATGCGGGCTATGGAAAATTTTCCGATGTGGGCTGGCGCTAGGCTCCCGATTCAAATGATTGTGACCTGTCGGGGCATTAACTCTCCTCTGTCTATCCAGCCGGACACTTTGGAAATATCCTACCTGATGCAAACGGGCATGTTAGTGTGGCATGCCGAAACTGCGCAGGACTTTTATGACTGGATCTTAAAAGGATATATGGTTTCTGAAGAACCTGATGTTCATCTTCCCCTTGCGTTGTGTTGTGATGGGTTCTTTGTCACTCATACCAAGGACATGGTCGATTTAACTCCAGTCGATATGTGCCTGCCTCCCTATGATCCCTATCGTTCCCCAGTTCCATGTATGGATATGGAATGTCCGCCCGTCCGCATGATGCGTGACCCGTTTGTCATGAAGAGCAATTACATCAGTTACGCCACGCATGCCAGTTGGCAACAGGAAGTGTGGGCTGCCGTTGAACGATCCAGGAAACATTCGATCGCCTGGCTCGATGGATTAATCGATGCAGAAGATACAGATGCCGATATCATCCTTTTGGCATCAGGAACGGCCGTTTCCCAAGGGCGGGAAGCCATTGCGATGTTGGAAGACGAAGGGATCAAAGTCGGACTCGTCAAAGTAAAGACCTTGCGTCCTTGGCCAGGGGAGGAAATCCGAGAGGCCACAAAAAACGCCAAACATATTATTGTGCCAGAGTTTAACGTGACCGGATGGTTGGCTCGTGAAGTCAGATCGACGATCCCGAATAATGAACGTGTTCATGCAGGTCCTCATGTGTGTGGAGGGATGACCATGCCACCGGAGATCATTGTTGCAGAAATCAAGACGCTGATGGGAATTAAGACTGAAACCTTATCGGCTCGAGGAAGCTGA
- a CDS encoding carbon monoxide dehydrogenase, with product MTTHYKVMPGPEHFLPPAAASMGNSLPDPGQGHIHGSIVPEEQAMEEAARQFLSAKVPTIFPGPLVLWAWNEKAAKKATAVRHLFETIKDSVASTQTPMLIPMPDYRPKYPKINPEIEINPNHPNLTIWHNKIDACMFVGVHCHQANLSLKIIRGGTNCYTVAMCAQAGHEDAMLSFRDATADKILRLADWVKKLKGSVEPPK from the coding sequence ATGACAACACATTATAAGGTGATGCCAGGGCCAGAACATTTTCTTCCTCCTGCTGCCGCGAGTATGGGGAATAGTTTGCCTGACCCAGGTCAGGGCCATATTCATGGATCGATCGTTCCAGAAGAGCAAGCGATGGAGGAGGCGGCACGCCAGTTTCTGTCGGCCAAAGTTCCGACCATCTTTCCTGGGCCTCTTGTGTTATGGGCATGGAATGAAAAGGCGGCCAAAAAGGCCACAGCGGTTCGGCACCTGTTTGAAACCATAAAAGACTCCGTAGCGTCCACCCAGACTCCGATGCTCATACCTATGCCGGATTATCGCCCTAAGTATCCGAAGATCAACCCTGAAATCGAAATTAACCCGAATCATCCTAATTTGACCATTTGGCACAATAAGATTGATGCCTGCATGTTCGTTGGCGTTCATTGTCATCAAGCGAATCTTTCTCTGAAGATTATCCGAGGTGGAACGAATTGCTATACGGTGGCCATGTGCGCACAGGCCGGACATGAGGATGCCATGTTGTCGTTCAGAGATGCCACAGCTGATAAAATATTGCGGTTAGCTGACTGGGTGAAAAAGTTAAAAGGTTCAGTTGAACCCCCTAAATAA